From Pedobacter indicus, a single genomic window includes:
- a CDS encoding thioredoxin domain-containing protein — MPNRLQLESSPYLKQHQYNPVDWYPWGEEALSKAKKENKLIIISIGYAACHWCHVMERESFENTEVAKVMNDHFVAVKVDREERPDIDQVYMTAVQLMKGQGGWPLNVICLPDGRPIYGGTYFKPEEWISILIQLNETWLEKPDVAYDYAERLTEGIVRSDLIPYNEVQEPFRLQDLIDMVSDWKNSFDAKYGGNRRVPKFPLPNNWLFLLRYGFHTKDNTVLDHVHFTLKKIACGGIYDQVGGGFARYSVDAEWHIPHFEKMLYDNALLISLYSEAYLHKRDPHYKRIVYETIAWVKREMTHPSGAFYSSLDADSDGVEGKYYCFTEREIREALGDDAESFVHYFQISSEGNWAEMNTNVLKIDEHADTLAQDVGYTAQEWENYLAETKRRLWDYREKRNRPALDDKILCSWNAMMIRSLSDAYRVFDQPDFLDVAKKCDQFISENLLKANDRLLRQPEHRGRQILGFLDDYAFYIDALIGLYECTFEVGYLLRAKKLTDRVLVDFWQKGDTVFNYSSQEAEQLIADKKEVMDDVIPSSNSVFVGQLFKLGLFFDDDNYRSMAMQTLGNVFPQIKTYPSAFSNWAILVLEEVVGVNEIAITGPKLHKYRKELDQVYLPNRITLGGTEESLPLLKNKIGQTTKVYVCRNKSCSKPVNSIPAALNLIFNPESN; from the coding sequence ATGCCGAATCGGTTACAATTAGAATCTTCTCCATATTTGAAACAGCATCAGTATAATCCTGTTGACTGGTATCCTTGGGGTGAAGAAGCCCTATCCAAAGCGAAAAAGGAAAATAAATTAATCATCATCAGTATAGGATATGCGGCCTGTCATTGGTGTCATGTGATGGAGAGAGAGAGTTTCGAAAATACCGAAGTGGCGAAAGTGATGAATGATCATTTTGTAGCTGTCAAAGTTGATCGTGAAGAACGTCCTGATATCGATCAGGTTTATATGACGGCCGTACAGTTAATGAAAGGGCAAGGCGGGTGGCCGCTCAACGTTATTTGCCTTCCCGATGGTCGGCCAATATACGGCGGGACTTATTTTAAGCCCGAAGAATGGATCAGTATTTTAATTCAACTGAACGAGACGTGGCTTGAAAAGCCAGACGTAGCCTACGATTATGCTGAACGTTTGACAGAAGGTATTGTCCGGTCAGATTTGATCCCATACAATGAAGTACAAGAACCTTTTCGGTTGCAGGACTTAATTGATATGGTGAGCGACTGGAAAAATTCATTTGATGCTAAGTACGGGGGAAATCGTCGGGTACCAAAGTTCCCTCTACCCAATAACTGGCTCTTTCTTTTACGTTATGGATTTCACACGAAAGATAACACTGTATTAGACCATGTACATTTTACCTTAAAAAAAATAGCTTGTGGAGGGATCTATGACCAGGTAGGAGGTGGTTTTGCACGTTATTCCGTCGATGCTGAGTGGCACATCCCTCACTTTGAGAAAATGCTGTATGATAATGCTCTGTTAATCAGTCTTTACAGTGAAGCCTATCTCCATAAAAGAGATCCCCACTATAAACGTATTGTATATGAAACAATAGCATGGGTAAAAAGGGAAATGACACATCCTTCTGGTGCATTTTACAGTTCGCTCGATGCGGATAGTGATGGTGTTGAAGGTAAATACTATTGTTTTACGGAACGAGAAATTCGCGAGGCTTTGGGTGATGATGCGGAATCGTTTGTTCATTATTTTCAAATATCTTCAGAAGGGAACTGGGCAGAAATGAATACGAATGTGCTAAAGATCGACGAGCATGCTGACACATTGGCGCAAGACGTTGGTTATACAGCACAGGAATGGGAAAACTATCTCGCCGAAACGAAAAGGAGGCTATGGGACTATCGTGAAAAAAGGAATCGTCCTGCTTTAGACGATAAAATTCTTTGTTCGTGGAATGCCATGATGATCAGATCCTTATCTGATGCGTATCGTGTGTTTGATCAACCGGATTTTTTGGATGTCGCAAAAAAGTGTGATCAATTTATTAGTGAAAATCTTTTAAAAGCGAATGACAGATTGTTAAGACAGCCAGAACATCGGGGACGTCAGATTCTTGGTTTTTTAGATGATTATGCATTTTATATTGATGCTTTGATCGGATTGTATGAATGTACGTTCGAAGTCGGCTACCTGCTCCGAGCTAAAAAATTAACAGACAGGGTATTGGTTGATTTCTGGCAGAAAGGTGATACTGTGTTCAATTACAGTTCTCAAGAGGCGGAGCAGCTAATTGCCGATAAAAAGGAAGTTATGGATGATGTCATTCCTTCTTCCAATTCAGTTTTTGTCGGTCAATTATTCAAGTTAGGCTTGTTTTTTGATGATGATAACTATCGTTCAATGGCTATGCAGACTTTGGGTAATGTTTTTCCACAGATCAAAACTTACCCTTCCGCGTTTTCGAATTGGGCAATATTGGTATTAGAAGAGGTTGTTGGTGTTAATGAAATTGCTATCACTGGGCCAAAATTACATAAATATAGAAAAGAATTAGATCAGGTCTATCTTCCGAATCGTATAACCCTTGGGGGTACAGAAGAGAGTCTTCCTTTACTAAAAAATAAAATTGGACAAACAACGAAAGTATATGTTTGTAGAAACAAAAGTTGCAGCAAGCCGGTAAATAGTATACCAGCTGCCTTAAATTTAATTTTTAATCCGGAGAGTAATTAA
- a CDS encoding aminopeptidase P family protein has protein sequence MTPFNKLSLLREKMKEKNIDAYIIASADPHMSEYLPDRYKNMEWLSGFTGSAGTLVITADFAGLWTDSRYFVQAGEQLKDTGFELVKLKNQGAPEYIDWLAKHLTQDATVGFDGKLMSIAVAKEAIETLQTRNIRVISDIDLIDDIWTDRPSLPTEKAYLLDEETTGKSVAEKISEIRSRLRESGATAHLISSLDDISWIFNLRGSDVKCNPVVLSFAIIEPEDVQLFIDKTKLSGDDIEKLHRSKVSIQEYDAIEHAITSLPGDATVFVDPKRNCFAYYSLIPTTCKKVENINPSTFLKAVKNEVELTHTRTTMVKDGTALTNFFYWLEMSIGKKEITEITIAEKLKEFRAKQEGFVGESFDTIAGYKAHGALPHYKATEENKSTLEPNGLLLIDSGGQYTTGTTDITRVISLGNPSPEEKRDYTLVLKAMIEGSTTNFPTGTKGYQIDAITRRPLWDHFKNYGHGTGHGVGFFLNVHEGPHVFNTANINIAIEPNMITSIEPGLYIEGRYGIRIENLVASHIEAENQFGQFQCFETLTLCYIETSLVDKDLLNDKHIEWLNNYHAVVFEKISPHLDNSEREWFKNKTKAI, from the coding sequence ATGACACCTTTTAACAAACTCTCCCTTTTAAGAGAGAAGATGAAAGAAAAAAATATTGATGCTTATATTATTGCTTCTGCAGATCCTCATATGAGTGAATATCTACCAGATCGATATAAAAATATGGAGTGGTTGTCAGGCTTTACCGGTTCAGCAGGAACATTAGTAATTACGGCCGATTTTGCTGGTTTGTGGACTGATAGCCGCTATTTTGTTCAGGCTGGGGAGCAGCTAAAAGACACAGGTTTTGAATTGGTTAAACTAAAAAACCAAGGAGCTCCAGAATATATTGACTGGTTAGCAAAGCACTTGACCCAAGATGCAACAGTCGGTTTTGATGGTAAACTGATGTCAATAGCGGTTGCCAAAGAGGCGATAGAGACTTTGCAGACGAGAAATATTCGTGTTATTTCAGATATTGACCTAATTGACGATATCTGGACTGACCGTCCGTCTTTGCCGACCGAAAAGGCATACTTGTTAGACGAAGAAACGACGGGCAAATCTGTCGCAGAAAAGATCTCGGAGATAAGAAGCAGGCTAAGAGAAAGTGGAGCCACAGCTCATCTTATTTCATCACTGGACGATATATCTTGGATCTTTAACCTTCGTGGATCCGACGTAAAATGCAATCCGGTTGTATTGAGTTTCGCTATTATTGAACCGGAGGATGTCCAACTATTTATCGATAAAACCAAGTTAAGTGGGGATGATATTGAAAAGCTCCACAGATCAAAGGTATCGATTCAGGAATATGACGCAATAGAACATGCGATCACATCGTTACCTGGGGATGCTACAGTTTTTGTTGATCCTAAACGTAACTGCTTCGCTTATTATTCCCTCATTCCGACGACATGCAAAAAGGTAGAAAATATTAATCCAAGTACTTTTTTAAAAGCAGTAAAAAATGAGGTTGAACTTACTCATACTCGTACAACGATGGTTAAAGACGGTACAGCACTAACCAACTTTTTCTATTGGTTGGAAATGAGTATTGGGAAAAAAGAGATCACCGAAATTACGATTGCAGAAAAGCTGAAAGAATTCAGGGCCAAACAAGAAGGCTTCGTGGGTGAGAGCTTTGATACGATTGCAGGCTATAAGGCTCATGGTGCCCTCCCTCATTACAAAGCTACCGAAGAAAACAAATCTACGTTGGAACCAAACGGGTTATTGCTTATTGATTCAGGTGGACAATATACAACAGGGACTACAGATATTACCCGAGTTATCTCATTAGGAAATCCTAGTCCGGAGGAAAAAAGAGATTATACACTTGTGCTTAAGGCGATGATTGAAGGAAGTACTACTAACTTCCCTACTGGTACAAAGGGTTATCAGATTGACGCGATAACTCGCAGACCTCTCTGGGATCATTTCAAAAACTATGGACATGGCACCGGCCATGGCGTTGGTTTCTTCTTGAACGTACATGAGGGTCCACATGTGTTTAACACGGCGAACATCAACATCGCGATTGAGCCCAACATGATCACTTCAATAGAACCTGGTCTTTACATTGAAGGGCGTTACGGCATTCGCATAGAAAACCTTGTAGCTAGTCATATTGAAGCCGAAAATCAATTTGGCCAATTCCAATGCTTCGAGACTTTGACATTATGCTATATAGAAACGTCGTTAGTAGACAAGGATTTACTGAATGATAAGCACATAGAGTGGCTGAATAACTATCATGCTGTTGTATTCGAGAAAATTTCCCCTCATCTGGACAATAGCGAACGAGAATGGTTCAAAAATAAAACAAAAGCAATCTAA
- the mazG gene encoding nucleoside triphosphate pyrophosphohydrolase, with amino-acid sequence MGKTPPPPQTSATGAFQRLLEIMNTLRTDCPWDRKQTMLSLRHLTIEEMYELADAILENDLPEIKKELGDILLHIVFYAKIAEEQQAFDITEVLNTICDKLINRHPHIYGDVAVDDEDDVKQNWEQIKLKEGNKSVLGGVPQSLPALVKAYRIQDKVRGVGFNWEEKAQVWKKVEEELNEFKNEFNISEEKDIDQEKAEAEFGDVLFSLINYARFLDINPENALERTNKKFIKRFSHLEKRAKEEGKNLHDMSLEEMDVYWNEAKTFE; translated from the coding sequence ATGGGTAAAACTCCTCCTCCTCCACAAACTAGTGCAACCGGAGCCTTTCAAAGGTTATTAGAAATCATGAATACGCTCAGGACAGACTGCCCTTGGGACCGAAAGCAAACGATGCTAAGCTTGCGGCACCTGACAATTGAGGAAATGTATGAATTAGCCGATGCCATTCTTGAAAATGACCTCCCGGAAATTAAAAAGGAACTAGGAGATATTCTCTTGCACATTGTTTTCTATGCAAAAATTGCTGAAGAACAACAGGCTTTCGACATTACAGAAGTGCTCAATACTATTTGTGATAAACTCATCAATAGACACCCTCATATTTATGGCGATGTAGCTGTAGATGATGAAGATGATGTAAAACAGAATTGGGAGCAAATTAAGCTTAAAGAAGGCAATAAGTCTGTTTTGGGCGGTGTTCCCCAATCTCTACCGGCCTTGGTAAAAGCTTATAGAATCCAGGACAAAGTCCGAGGGGTAGGATTCAACTGGGAAGAGAAAGCTCAGGTATGGAAAAAAGTTGAAGAAGAGTTGAACGAATTCAAAAATGAATTCAATATCAGTGAGGAGAAAGATATCGATCAGGAAAAAGCAGAGGCCGAATTTGGAGACGTTTTATTTTCGCTGATCAATTACGCCCGTTTTCTGGACATTAACCCAGAAAATGCTCTTGAAAGAACAAACAAGAAATTTATTAAACGATTTTCTCATTTAGAGAAAAGAGCAAAGGAAGAGGGCAAAAACTTACACGACATGTCATTGGAAGAAATGGATGTATATTGGAACGAAGCGAAAACTTTCGAATAA
- a CDS encoding ABC transporter permease, which translates to MSNLNFPLFIAKRITTKSNRTFSKLIVRVAIAGIMLGLTVMILAVAVLKGFKNEIIEKQRGFSGDVIAFQYDLNIAYDNMPISLSDTATTELKAIDNVKSIYPFATKPGIINVNDEVEGVVLKGIDARYDQSYLAEILVEGKGIDFSDANAANTQILVSQTLANRLSLSLGDDFLMYFVQEPIRKRKFEIVGIFNLGVEEIDKVYVIGSLPLIQRLNNWDQNTVGGYEMRVNDFSDIETTTTDIVNSLPIDLRAVSIVDYYPEVFKWLDLLDVNTEVILVLMVLVAVINMISALLIMILERTGMIGILKALGFTNGGIRQIFLYNSAYLIGYGLLLGNLVGLGLCLLQSTTRLFKLDEASYYVDHVPISISFADVVMLNGGTLIICLLVLLIPSGLVSRINPVKAISFK; encoded by the coding sequence GTGTCTAATTTGAACTTTCCTTTATTCATAGCCAAACGTATAACAACGAAAAGTAATCGTACATTCTCGAAGTTAATTGTACGAGTAGCTATCGCTGGTATTATGCTGGGGCTTACAGTCATGATTTTGGCGGTAGCTGTGTTAAAAGGGTTCAAGAATGAAATTATAGAAAAACAACGGGGATTTAGCGGCGATGTCATTGCTTTTCAGTATGATCTGAATATAGCGTACGATAATATGCCAATTTCGTTGAGCGACACAGCGACTACCGAGTTAAAAGCAATTGATAATGTCAAATCCATCTATCCTTTCGCTACGAAACCTGGAATTATTAACGTCAACGATGAGGTAGAGGGTGTCGTCTTGAAAGGAATCGACGCACGGTATGATCAAAGCTATCTTGCCGAAATCCTTGTCGAAGGTAAAGGGATTGACTTTAGTGATGCCAATGCTGCAAATACTCAAATCCTTGTCTCGCAAACCTTAGCGAACCGGTTGAGTTTAAGTCTAGGCGATGATTTCCTGATGTATTTCGTTCAAGAACCTATTCGGAAAAGAAAATTTGAGATTGTGGGGATATTTAATTTGGGTGTTGAAGAAATTGATAAGGTCTATGTCATTGGCAGCTTACCACTTATTCAACGTCTAAATAATTGGGATCAAAATACGGTAGGAGGCTATGAGATGCGTGTGAATGATTTTAGTGATATCGAAACAACGACTACTGATATTGTTAACAGTCTGCCGATTGATCTTAGGGCGGTCAGCATTGTAGATTATTACCCCGAAGTTTTTAAGTGGTTGGATCTTTTAGATGTGAATACGGAAGTGATTCTTGTTCTGATGGTACTGGTTGCTGTTATTAATATGATTTCTGCCTTACTCATTATGATTTTAGAACGCACGGGGATGATAGGTATATTAAAAGCATTGGGATTTACGAATGGAGGGATTAGGCAAATCTTTCTGTATAATTCTGCATATTTGATCGGTTATGGCCTGCTACTGGGCAATTTAGTAGGGCTGGGACTCTGCTTACTCCAATCAACCACTCGTCTGTTCAAGCTAGATGAGGCGTCTTATTATGTAGATCATGTGCCAATATCTATTTCATTCGCCGATGTAGTTATGTTAAATGGAGGCACATTGATAATTTGTCTACTGGTGTTGCTGATACCCTCAGGTTTAGTGAGCAGGATTAATCCGGTAAAAGCTATAAGTTTTAAGTAA
- the fmt gene encoding methionyl-tRNA formyltransferase, which produces MSIIFMGTPDFAVASLKALLDAGEKVVAVVTAPDKPAGRGQKLHQSAVKRYAQEQSLAIMQPTNLKDPDFLSELKSYQAELQIVVAFRMLPEVVWSMPKKGTINLHASLLPQYRGAAPINHAIINGEKESGVTTFLLQHEIDTGNILFSEKVPISNNDTAGDLHDELMKVGAQLLVKTVQAIKQNKIEGTPQQTDKETLKSAPKIHKDDCKINWAQSAKNLHNFIRGLSPYPTAYTRLNGKILKIFKASPIYEKPDIAVGDYKSDGKSFLRYACTDGYIDVEVLQIEGKKRMSVTDFLRGYQIGQ; this is translated from the coding sequence ATGTCGATTATTTTCATGGGGACTCCAGACTTTGCAGTTGCTTCGCTTAAAGCGTTATTAGATGCAGGAGAGAAAGTAGTTGCAGTGGTTACAGCACCTGATAAACCAGCGGGTCGAGGGCAGAAGCTTCATCAATCTGCTGTAAAACGTTATGCTCAGGAACAAAGCTTGGCCATTATGCAACCGACAAACTTGAAAGATCCTGATTTTCTGAGCGAGTTAAAAAGCTACCAGGCTGAACTTCAGATCGTCGTGGCTTTTAGGATGTTACCTGAAGTCGTGTGGAGTATGCCGAAAAAAGGGACGATAAACCTGCATGCTTCTTTATTGCCTCAGTACCGAGGTGCTGCGCCGATTAACCATGCCATTATAAATGGCGAAAAAGAAAGTGGTGTGACAACATTCTTACTTCAACACGAAATCGACACCGGTAATATTTTATTCTCCGAAAAAGTGCCGATCAGCAACAATGATACAGCCGGAGATTTACATGACGAGCTTATGAAAGTTGGCGCACAACTTTTGGTCAAGACAGTTCAGGCAATTAAGCAAAATAAAATAGAAGGAACACCACAACAAACAGATAAGGAGACGCTAAAAAGCGCACCGAAAATTCACAAGGATGATTGTAAAATCAACTGGGCACAGTCTGCTAAAAACCTACATAACTTCATCAGAGGCCTAAGCCCCTATCCTACTGCCTATACCCGGTTAAATGGTAAGATTTTAAAAATTTTTAAGGCCTCTCCAATTTACGAAAAACCTGACATAGCGGTCGGAGATTATAAGAGCGACGGCAAAAGCTTTCTTCGATACGCTTGCACTGATGGATACATCGATGTAGAAGTTCTGCAAATCGAAGGCAAGAAGCGTATGAGTGTCACTGATTTTTTAAGAGGATATCAAATAGGGCAATAA
- a CDS encoding aminotransferase class IV, with product MNPARYLDYNGEFYRSTDAIFQTTNRSFRYGDGIFETMRCENGKIHLLNYHVQRLKEGVSLLQFDRLNMFDESFILSRVEALLKKNDLLESECRIRLAVFRDGEGLYTPTTNMPAYLLEASRLDKKINIHNQAGLIIDIFPDHRKSVNTLSGLKSSNALLYVLAANYRKKHGLDDVVILNQEGFICESSSSNIFVIYQNNIYTPALTEGCVDGVMRRSIIDFAGETGIEIIEAQINPHILNEAEEIFLTNAVHGMQCVLGYKKKRYFNRLSKEFWSQYECWLDTRDTE from the coding sequence ATGAATCCAGCTCGCTATTTAGATTATAATGGTGAATTTTATAGAAGTACAGATGCAATATTTCAGACAACCAATCGAAGCTTTAGGTATGGAGATGGGATTTTTGAAACAATGCGTTGTGAAAACGGAAAAATACATCTTTTAAACTACCATGTTCAGCGTCTGAAGGAGGGTGTGAGTCTATTGCAGTTTGACAGGCTCAATATGTTTGATGAAAGCTTTATTCTGAGCCGTGTTGAAGCACTTCTGAAAAAAAATGATTTATTAGAGAGCGAATGCCGTATTCGCCTAGCGGTGTTCCGTGATGGCGAAGGACTCTATACCCCAACAACAAATATGCCTGCCTATCTTCTGGAGGCAAGTCGGTTAGACAAGAAGATTAATATTCATAACCAAGCAGGGCTGATTATCGATATTTTTCCTGATCATCGAAAGTCAGTTAATACGTTATCGGGTCTTAAGTCCAGCAATGCGCTTCTTTATGTTCTTGCTGCAAACTATAGAAAGAAGCATGGTTTAGACGATGTCGTTATTTTAAATCAGGAGGGATTTATCTGTGAATCCTCCTCCTCCAATATCTTTGTTATCTACCAAAATAACATATATACACCAGCGTTGACCGAGGGTTGTGTTGACGGTGTTATGCGCCGTTCAATAATTGATTTTGCTGGCGAAACCGGGATTGAAATTATCGAGGCTCAAATTAATCCGCACATTCTTAACGAGGCAGAAGAAATATTCCTAACCAATGCGGTACACGGGATGCAGTGTGTTTTAGGATATAAGAAAAAGCGATATTTCAACCGTCTATCAAAGGAATTCTGGAGCCAATATGAATGTTGGTTAGATACACGGGATACAGAATAG
- a CDS encoding RluA family pseudouridine synthase: MNNELNPQENEEQDLFEHFRIVVDKGQSLLRIDKFLMHRIENASRNRIKNAIDAGNVLVNNQEIKASYKVKPLDAISVVFPHPPRDTEVYPENIPLDIVYEDQDLLVVNKEAGMVVHPGYNNYSGTLVNALTYHFNSLPEMPGNDGRPGLVHRIDKDTSGLLLIAKNEFTMTHLAKQFFDHSIHRKYIAMVWGDLLENGTVTGFIGRSLKDRRVMDMYDNEENGKWSVTHYKILERLGYITLIECQLETGRTHQIRAHMRSIGHPLFNDATYGGDRILKGTVFSKYKQFIDNCFAILPRQALHAESIGFIHPRTKKKMTFDKPLPDDFRLCLEKWRSYVQYDRENKQD; this comes from the coding sequence ATGAATAATGAACTTAATCCACAGGAGAACGAAGAACAGGATTTATTTGAGCACTTTAGGATCGTAGTGGATAAAGGACAAAGTCTGTTGCGTATTGATAAGTTTCTGATGCACCGAATAGAAAACGCATCTCGGAACAGAATAAAGAACGCTATTGACGCCGGTAACGTATTGGTAAATAACCAGGAAATAAAGGCTAGTTATAAAGTTAAACCGCTTGACGCAATTTCAGTGGTATTTCCACATCCACCGCGGGATACTGAGGTTTATCCGGAAAATATCCCGCTCGATATTGTCTATGAAGATCAAGATCTGCTAGTAGTTAACAAAGAAGCAGGAATGGTTGTCCATCCCGGCTACAACAATTATTCGGGTACTTTGGTGAATGCTTTGACATACCACTTTAATTCATTGCCTGAAATGCCCGGTAATGATGGCAGACCAGGCTTGGTTCATCGAATAGATAAAGACACGAGCGGATTGCTCCTCATTGCAAAAAACGAATTTACCATGACTCATCTTGCGAAACAGTTTTTTGACCATAGTATCCACCGCAAATACATTGCTATGGTTTGGGGCGATTTGTTAGAAAATGGCACTGTTACTGGATTTATAGGACGTAGTTTGAAGGATCGACGGGTGATGGATATGTATGACAATGAAGAGAATGGTAAATGGTCTGTAACTCACTATAAAATCTTAGAGCGACTTGGTTACATTACGTTGATAGAATGTCAATTAGAAACTGGTCGCACTCATCAGATCCGTGCTCATATGAGGTCTATCGGACACCCGCTGTTTAACGATGCTACTTATGGTGGCGATCGAATATTGAAAGGAACAGTCTTCTCGAAATATAAACAATTTATTGATAATTGTTTTGCTATTTTACCACGGCAAGCGCTGCATGCGGAGTCAATAGGATTCATACATCCACGAACAAAGAAAAAAATGACATTCGATAAACCATTGCCTGATGATTTCCGTTTATGTTTAGAAAAGTGGCGATCGTATGTTCAATATGATCGAGAGAATAAGCAAGATTAA
- a CDS encoding 1-aminocyclopropane-1-carboxylate deaminase/D-cysteine desulfhydrase has protein sequence MFINCDQDSLVLSNFYRQASYMELNFDFYSPEQALVIPSAVERGIKISIKRDDLIHPYISGNKWRKLKYPLQKAREQEKSKLVTFGGAWSNHLLATACAGAQFKFKTIGYVRGEQVYNPVLNLCRLFGMDLRFVSREMYRDKHNLFDRNHKHDSTAFFIDEGGYSADGAKGCEEIISELKDQYDHLFVACGTGTTLAGISQGASLYCPHAQVHGIPVLKGGSFIENAVKSIYPNANFRLHLDYHFGGYAKTTPPLISFIQDFCQNTGILIEPVYTGKLLFGIQKLIEKGHFSSGDRLCVIHTGGLTGFLGFQTNFLLDLDRTNS, from the coding sequence ATGTTCATCAATTGCGATCAGGATTCACTAGTTTTATCTAACTTTTATCGTCAGGCATCTTATATGGAACTTAACTTTGATTTCTATAGTCCGGAACAAGCGTTAGTCATACCCTCAGCGGTTGAAAGGGGAATTAAAATATCGATCAAGCGAGATGATTTGATTCACCCTTATATCTCAGGAAATAAATGGCGGAAATTAAAATATCCATTACAAAAGGCGCGAGAGCAAGAAAAGTCGAAGTTAGTAACTTTTGGAGGTGCTTGGTCAAATCACCTTCTGGCGACTGCTTGTGCCGGAGCACAATTCAAGTTCAAAACGATTGGGTATGTACGGGGCGAGCAAGTATATAATCCTGTACTGAATCTTTGTCGATTATTTGGAATGGATCTTCGTTTTGTAAGTAGAGAAATGTACCGTGACAAACACAATTTATTTGACCGGAACCATAAGCATGATTCCACTGCCTTTTTTATTGATGAAGGCGGTTATTCTGCAGACGGAGCAAAAGGGTGTGAAGAAATCATCAGTGAACTGAAAGATCAGTATGATCATCTGTTTGTAGCCTGTGGAACAGGTACAACCTTAGCCGGCATATCCCAAGGTGCTTCATTATATTGCCCACATGCTCAGGTTCATGGTATTCCCGTTTTAAAAGGCGGCTCCTTTATCGAAAACGCAGTAAAGTCTATCTACCCTAATGCGAATTTCAGGTTGCACTTAGATTATCATTTTGGTGGTTATGCGAAAACAACACCACCGCTCATATCTTTTATCCAAGATTTTTGTCAAAATACGGGTATTCTGATAGAGCCTGTCTATACAGGTAAGTTGCTTTTTGGAATCCAGAAGCTGATCGAAAAAGGTCATTTTAGCTCGGGAGATCGGTTATGTGTTATCCATACCGGAGGTCTGACAGGTTTTTTAGGATTTCAAACTAATTTTTTGTTAGATTTGGATAGAACCAATTCTTGA